A part of Miscanthus floridulus cultivar M001 chromosome 6, ASM1932011v1, whole genome shotgun sequence genomic DNA contains:
- the LOC136461079 gene encoding uncharacterized protein → MARLFLACMVLLGLAMSAAAARPATTTTAGDPPTGSCDQDLQDLITNCQDYVRFPADPKIPPSAACCGVVQRVNIPCLCSKVTPTVETIVCMDKVVYVASYCKRPLKPGAQCGSYHVPGALA, encoded by the exons ATGGCAAGGCTGTTCCTCGCGTGCATGGTTCTGCTTGGCCTTGCAATGTCCGCAGCGGCGGCGaggccggcgacgacgacgacggccggAGACCCGCCGACGGGCAGCTGCGACCAGGACCTGCAGGACCTGATAACCAACTGCCAGGACTACGTCCGCTTCCCGGCTGATCCCAAGATCCCGCCGTCGGCGGCCTGCTGCGGCGTGGTCCAGAGGGTGAACATACCGTGCCTCTGCTCCAAGGTCACCCCGACGGTGGAGACGATCGTCTGCATGGACAAGGTCGTCTACGTCGCCAGCTACTGCAAGAGGCCCCTCAAGCCTGGCGCCCAGTGCGGAA gctatcacgttcctggTGCGCTTGCTTAA
- the LOC136456704 gene encoding uncharacterized protein has protein sequence MHAEGEVRAMPARCPWEALPLVAPFLDAASLAAASCVSTSWHAAFAADYLWARLCVQHFPSALGLLPDTDSSAAAGSDDDRRCSSSPHRRLFKLFRSASIRCRALPAPRLALADVSFAVDIVTAGGESTLSFLVAADRAAHAKNSAGLFLFGVDLSDRSAAIGPGEWRVRWTAVRTTARRGADQEPAAAVLMMDAKVPAARAAGAVAFGGRGEAGVAARLPAPGCGGAKLDAEVVVELAGEEMVAEKVRLGVMCECRYVCADEGLRYLQHFLL, from the coding sequence ATGCACGCCGAGGGCGAGGTGAGAGCAATGCCGGCGCGGTGCCCGTGGGAGGCGCTCCCCCTCGTCGCGCCCTTCCTCGACGCCGCGTCCCTCGCGGCGGCCTCCTGCGTGTCCACCTCGTGGCACGCCGCCTTCGCGGCGGACTACCTCTGGGCGCGGCTCTGCGTGCAGCACTTCCCCTCCGCGCTGGGCCTCCTCCCCGACACcgacagcagcgccgccgccggcagcgACGACGACCGGCGGTGCTCCTCCTCACCGCACCGACGCCTCTTCAAGCTGTTCCGCTCCGCGTCCATCCGCTGCCGCGCGCTCCCGGCCCCGCGCCTCGCCCTCGCGGACGTCTCCTTCGCCGTCGACATCGTCACGGCGGGCGGCGAGAGCACGCTGTCCTTCCTGGTCGCCGCGGACAGGGCCGCCCATGCCAAGAACTCCGCGGGGCTGTTCCTGTTCGGGGTCGACCTGAGCGACCGGAGCGCGGCGATCGGGCCGGGGGAGTGGCGCGTCAGGTGGACGGCGGTGCGGACGACGGCGCGCCGCGGGGCAGACCAGGAACCCGCGGCGGCGGTCCTGATGATGGACGCCAAGGTGCCGGCGGCAAGGGCGGCGGGCGCCGTCGCCTTCGGTGGCAGAGGTGAGGCGGGGGTCGCGGCGAGGCTGCCCGCGCCCGGTTGCGGCGGCGCGAAGCTGGACGCGGAGGTGGTCGTGGAGCTGGctggggaggagatggtggcggAGAAGGTGAGGCTCGGAGTGATGTGCGAGTGTCGGTACGTGTGCGCCGACGAGGGGCTCCGCTATCTGCAGCATTTCCTCCTGTAA
- the LOC136456702 gene encoding DNA-(apurinic or apyrimidinic site) endonuclease, chloroplastic-like isoform X1 produces the protein MPLLLRGASILRLYQCTCGLRSANFSSRVPVLVNLITTRDRMRATYSRRAASKNSEVKKDEQPVIEKEDAAESDLEIERVRSNPSQLQSMTVKELRELTRRMGVSVKGTKKDLVSALMNSLGVEANGEEGKSSIELVSPSEVPLKRKGGASVVVEQKLESSEIISETPSKKRSRTKQKSSKSTTLEENSVTNVKLSKTVVQKETFVVQGAVPNDDSEPWTVLVHKKPQAGWIPYNPKTMRLPPLSKDTRALKIMSWNVNGLKALLKSRGFSVQQLAQREDFDVLCLQETKMQEKDVEVIKDTLLDGYTNSFFTCSVSKLGYSGTAIISRVKPLSIKYGLGIPDHDTEGRVVTVEFDDFYLLTAYVPNSGDGLKRLTYRVTEWDPSLGNYMKELEKSKPVILTGDLNCAHQDIDIHDPAGNRKSAGFTNEERESFETNFLSKGFVDTFRKQHPSVVAYSYWGYRHNARKTNKGWRLDYFLVSESIAEKVHDSYILPDISASDHSPLGLVLKL, from the exons ATGCCGCTGCTGCTGCGCGGCGCCTCCATCCTCCGCCTCTACCA GTGTACCTGTGGGCTCCGAAGTGCGAATTTCAGTTCTAGAGTACCTGTACTAGTGAATCTCATCACCACGAGGGACAGAATGAGGGCTACATATTCGCGTAGAGCTGCCTCTAAGAACAGTGAGGTCAAGAAGGATGAGCAGCCAGTCATAGAGAAG GAAGATGCTGCTGAAAGTGATTTGGAGATAGAGCGAGTGAGGAGCAACCCTAGCCAGCTCCAATCAATGACTGTCAAGGAGCTCAGGGAGCTCACGAG GAGGATGGGTGTTTCTGTAAAAGGTACCAAGAAAGACTTAGTATCAGCCCTGATGAATTCTCTGGGCGTGGAAGCAAATG GTGAAGAGGGAAAATCATCCATTGAGCTGGTTAGCCCCTCGGAAGTACCTTTGAAAAGAAAAGGTGGTGCTTCTGTTGTGGTTGAACAAAAACTAGAAAGTTCTGAGATTATTTCTGAAACACCTAGCAAGAAAAGAAGTAGAACAAAACAAAAGTCAAGCAAGAGCACCACTCTTGAGGAGAATTCTGTGACTAATGTCAAGCTAAGTAAGACTGTTGTCCAGAAGGAAACATTTGTCG TCCAAGGTGCTGTTCCTAATGATGATTCAGAGCCTTGGACTGTACTCGTGCATAAGAAACCACAAGCCGGCTGGATTCCATACAATCCTAAGACTATGAGGCTTCCACCTCTTAGCAAGGATACACGGGCTCTGAAGATTATGTCATGGAATGTCAATGGATTGAAAGCATTGCTCAAATCAAGAGGCTTCTCTGTGCAACAGTTAGCACAGAGGGAGGACTTTGATGTGCTATGCTTACAAGAGACAAAAATGCAG GAGAAGGATGTTGAAGTTATTAAGGACACTTTGCTTGATGGCTACACAAATAGTTTCTTTACTTGCAGTGTGTCAAAGCTTGGCTATTCTGGCACTGCAATAATTTCAAGA GTCAAACCACTCTCGATCAAGTATGGGCTTGGTATACCAGACCATGATACTGAAGGGAGGGTTGTGACTGTAGAGTTTGATGACTTCTATCTGTTAACTGCTTATGTACCAAACTCTGGTGATGGCCTAAAAAGATTG ACTTACAGGGTCACGGAGTGGGATCCATCCCTTGGTAACTACATGAAA GAATTGGAGAAATCGAAGCCTGTCATACTAACCggtgaccttaattgtgcgcacCAGGATATTGATATACATGACCCTGCT GGAAATCGTAAAAGTGCAGGCTTCACAAACGAGGAAAGAGAATCATTTGAGACCAATTTTTTGTCCAAAGGGTTTGTTGATACGTTTCGGAAACAGCATCCTAGTGTTGTTGCCTATAGTTACTGGGGGTACAGGCATAATGCCCGGAAGACAAACAAAG GTTGGCGCTTGGATTACTTTCTTGTGTCGGAGTCAATCGCTGAAAAAGTCCACGATTCATATATTCTTCCGGACATCTCTGCCAGTGATCACAGTCCCCTTGGCCTCGTACTGAAGCTGTAG
- the LOC136456702 gene encoding DNA-(apurinic or apyrimidinic site) endonuclease, chloroplastic-like isoform X2, with amino-acid sequence MTVKELRELTRRMGVSVKGTKKDLVSALMNSLGVEANGEEGKSSIELVSPSEVPLKRKGGASVVVEQKLESSEIISETPSKKRSRTKQKSSKSTTLEENSVTNVKLSKTVVQKETFVVQGAVPNDDSEPWTVLVHKKPQAGWIPYNPKTMRLPPLSKDTRALKIMSWNVNGLKALLKSRGFSVQQLAQREDFDVLCLQETKMQEKDVEVIKDTLLDGYTNSFFTCSVSKLGYSGTAIISRVKPLSIKYGLGIPDHDTEGRVVTVEFDDFYLLTAYVPNSGDGLKRLTYRVTEWDPSLGNYMKELEKSKPVILTGDLNCAHQDIDIHDPAGNRKSAGFTNEERESFETNFLSKGFVDTFRKQHPSVVAYSYWGYRHNARKTNKGWRLDYFLVSESIAEKVHDSYILPDISASDHSPLGLVLKL; translated from the exons ATGACTGTCAAGGAGCTCAGGGAGCTCACGAG GAGGATGGGTGTTTCTGTAAAAGGTACCAAGAAAGACTTAGTATCAGCCCTGATGAATTCTCTGGGCGTGGAAGCAAATG GTGAAGAGGGAAAATCATCCATTGAGCTGGTTAGCCCCTCGGAAGTACCTTTGAAAAGAAAAGGTGGTGCTTCTGTTGTGGTTGAACAAAAACTAGAAAGTTCTGAGATTATTTCTGAAACACCTAGCAAGAAAAGAAGTAGAACAAAACAAAAGTCAAGCAAGAGCACCACTCTTGAGGAGAATTCTGTGACTAATGTCAAGCTAAGTAAGACTGTTGTCCAGAAGGAAACATTTGTCG TCCAAGGTGCTGTTCCTAATGATGATTCAGAGCCTTGGACTGTACTCGTGCATAAGAAACCACAAGCCGGCTGGATTCCATACAATCCTAAGACTATGAGGCTTCCACCTCTTAGCAAGGATACACGGGCTCTGAAGATTATGTCATGGAATGTCAATGGATTGAAAGCATTGCTCAAATCAAGAGGCTTCTCTGTGCAACAGTTAGCACAGAGGGAGGACTTTGATGTGCTATGCTTACAAGAGACAAAAATGCAG GAGAAGGATGTTGAAGTTATTAAGGACACTTTGCTTGATGGCTACACAAATAGTTTCTTTACTTGCAGTGTGTCAAAGCTTGGCTATTCTGGCACTGCAATAATTTCAAGA GTCAAACCACTCTCGATCAAGTATGGGCTTGGTATACCAGACCATGATACTGAAGGGAGGGTTGTGACTGTAGAGTTTGATGACTTCTATCTGTTAACTGCTTATGTACCAAACTCTGGTGATGGCCTAAAAAGATTG ACTTACAGGGTCACGGAGTGGGATCCATCCCTTGGTAACTACATGAAA GAATTGGAGAAATCGAAGCCTGTCATACTAACCggtgaccttaattgtgcgcacCAGGATATTGATATACATGACCCTGCT GGAAATCGTAAAAGTGCAGGCTTCACAAACGAGGAAAGAGAATCATTTGAGACCAATTTTTTGTCCAAAGGGTTTGTTGATACGTTTCGGAAACAGCATCCTAGTGTTGTTGCCTATAGTTACTGGGGGTACAGGCATAATGCCCGGAAGACAAACAAAG GTTGGCGCTTGGATTACTTTCTTGTGTCGGAGTCAATCGCTGAAAAAGTCCACGATTCATATATTCTTCCGGACATCTCTGCCAGTGATCACAGTCCCCTTGGCCTCGTACTGAAGCTGTAG